A single Parabacteroides timonensis DNA region contains:
- the rsmD gene encoding 16S rRNA (guanine(966)-N(2))-methyltransferase RsmD, with translation MRIISGIYGRRRFDVPSSFSARPTTDFAKENLFNVINNLTDLEGADALDLFAGTGSISFELLSRECKSVTAVEKNNAHASFIAKVAKELKTDSLHLIRGDVFRYLHSAPKQGFDFIFADPPYALKELPEVPVLVFEKDLLRDGGIFVMEHPRDNDFSELPYFNQRRVYGSVNFSIFIKEEKA, from the coding sequence GATGTACCGTCATCTTTCAGTGCACGGCCGACAACTGATTTTGCCAAAGAAAATCTTTTCAATGTGATTAACAACCTGACCGACCTGGAAGGGGCCGATGCGCTCGATCTGTTTGCCGGGACGGGCAGTATCTCGTTCGAACTGTTGTCGCGGGAGTGTAAAAGCGTGACGGCTGTGGAGAAGAATAATGCACATGCCTCTTTTATTGCGAAGGTGGCAAAAGAACTGAAGACCGATTCGCTGCACCTGATCCGTGGTGATGTATTTCGCTATCTTCATTCGGCTCCGAAACAAGGATTCGACTTTATCTTTGCCGATCCTCCCTACGCCCTGAAAGAGTTGCCGGAAGTACCGGTACTGGTATTCGAAAAGGATCTGTTGCGTGACGGAGGTATCTTTGTCATGGAGCATCCAAGAGACAACGATTTCTCGGAGCTTCCTTATTTTAATCAGCGCCGGGTATACGGTTCTGTTAATTTCAGCATCTTCATCAAAGAGGAAAAGGCTTAG